One stretch of Serinicoccus hydrothermalis DNA includes these proteins:
- a CDS encoding vitamin B12-dependent ribonucleotide reductase, which yields MTETTGSKTRTRRNGKGLTIERIFTTPGVHPYDQVTWESRDVVQTNWKTGDTIFEQRGVEFPDFWSANASTIVTTKYFRGAVGTDARETGLKQLVDRVVLTYVKAGKEHGYFATDEDAEIFEHELTYALVHQIFSFNSPVWFNVGTQSPQQVSACFILSVDDSMDSILNWYKEEGFIFKGGSGAGLNLSRIRSSKELLSSGGTASGPVSFMRGADASAGTIKSGGATRRAAKMVVLDVDHPDIEEFIDTKAREEDKIRALRDAGFDMDLGGNDIVSVQYQNANNSVRVSDEFMRAVEEEAEFGLTSRKDGSVVTTVDAKHLFTKMAQAAWECADPGIQYDGTINDWHTNPETGRITASNPCSEYMSLDNSSCNLASLNLLKFLREDDTFDVETYQKVAELVITAMDISICFADFPTDPIGETTRNYRQLGIGYANLGALLMATGHGYDSEGGRALAASLTSLLTGAAYKRSAELAGVVGPYNGYARNADAHKRVMRKHQAANDEIRTLHTMDSSVHKAATKAWDAVVKTGEKNGYRNAQASVLAPTGTIGFMMDCDTTGIEPDFSLVKFKKLVGGGSMQIVNQTIPRALNRLGYADETIEAIVEFIAENGHVIDAPGLKPEHYEVFDCAMGARAIRPMGHVRMMAAVQPFLSGAISKTVNLPESATVEDIAEVYLQGWKLGLKALAVYRDNCKVGQPLSDGKADKEKKADEVEAPVEKVVEYRPVRKRLPKRRASQTTSFAVGGAEGYLTAGTYESGDLGELFLKFGKQGSTLAGVMDAFSIAVSIGLQYGVPLETFVEKFTNLRFEPAGMTDDPDVRMAQSIMDYVFRRLALDYLDFETRSFMGIHTAEERARQLETGSYAPLESSSDDEDYEDELENYSQSAATTPAKKAEKKEEIADQSGAGAADARKADAEIHSSAELLEQFQGKVADAPICMTCGTKMRPAGSCYVCEGCGSTSGCS from the coding sequence ATGACCGAGACGACCGGGTCGAAGACGCGCACGCGCCGCAACGGCAAGGGCCTGACCATCGAGCGCATCTTCACCACGCCGGGCGTGCACCCCTACGACCAGGTCACCTGGGAGAGCCGGGACGTCGTCCAGACCAACTGGAAGACCGGCGACACGATCTTCGAGCAGCGCGGCGTGGAGTTCCCGGACTTCTGGTCGGCCAACGCCTCCACCATCGTCACGACGAAGTACTTCCGTGGCGCCGTCGGCACCGACGCCCGCGAGACCGGCCTCAAGCAGCTGGTCGACCGCGTCGTCCTCACCTACGTGAAGGCGGGCAAGGAGCACGGCTACTTCGCGACCGACGAGGACGCGGAGATCTTCGAGCACGAGCTGACGTATGCCCTCGTGCACCAGATCTTCTCCTTCAACTCCCCGGTGTGGTTCAACGTCGGCACCCAGAGCCCGCAGCAGGTCAGCGCGTGCTTCATCCTCTCGGTGGACGACTCGATGGACTCGATCCTCAACTGGTACAAGGAGGAGGGCTTCATCTTCAAGGGCGGCTCGGGCGCCGGCCTCAACCTCTCCCGCATCCGCTCCTCCAAGGAGCTGCTCTCCTCCGGCGGCACCGCCTCCGGCCCGGTCTCCTTCATGCGCGGCGCCGACGCCTCCGCGGGCACCATCAAGTCCGGTGGCGCCACCCGCCGCGCGGCCAAGATGGTCGTCCTCGACGTCGACCACCCCGACATCGAGGAGTTCATCGACACCAAGGCGCGCGAGGAGGACAAGATCCGCGCCCTGCGCGACGCCGGCTTCGACATGGACCTCGGCGGCAACGACATCGTCTCGGTGCAGTACCAGAACGCCAACAACTCCGTCCGCGTCTCCGACGAGTTCATGCGCGCGGTGGAGGAGGAGGCCGAGTTCGGCCTTACCTCCCGCAAGGACGGCTCGGTCGTCACCACCGTCGACGCCAAGCACCTCTTCACCAAGATGGCGCAGGCTGCGTGGGAGTGCGCTGACCCCGGCATCCAGTACGACGGCACCATCAACGACTGGCACACCAACCCCGAGACCGGCCGGATCACCGCGTCCAACCCCTGCTCGGAGTACATGTCGCTGGACAACTCCAGCTGCAACCTCGCCTCGCTCAACCTGCTCAAGTTCCTGCGCGAGGACGACACCTTCGACGTGGAGACCTACCAGAAGGTCGCCGAGCTGGTCATCACCGCGATGGACATCTCGATCTGCTTCGCGGACTTCCCGACCGACCCGATCGGCGAGACCACCCGCAACTACCGCCAGCTCGGCATCGGCTACGCCAACCTCGGCGCGCTGCTCATGGCGACCGGGCACGGCTACGACTCCGAGGGCGGCCGCGCGCTCGCCGCGTCGCTCACCTCGCTGCTCACCGGCGCCGCCTACAAGCGCTCCGCCGAGCTCGCCGGGGTCGTCGGTCCCTACAACGGGTATGCCCGCAACGCCGACGCGCACAAGCGCGTCATGCGCAAGCACCAGGCGGCGAACGACGAGATCCGCACGCTGCACACCATGGACTCCTCTGTCCACAAGGCCGCGACCAAGGCCTGGGACGCCGTCGTCAAGACGGGGGAGAAGAACGGCTACCGCAACGCGCAGGCGTCGGTGCTGGCCCCCACCGGCACCATCGGCTTCATGATGGACTGCGACACCACCGGCATCGAGCCTGACTTCTCGCTGGTGAAGTTCAAGAAGCTCGTCGGTGGCGGCTCGATGCAGATCGTCAACCAGACCATCCCGCGGGCGCTCAACCGCCTGGGGTATGCCGACGAGACCATCGAGGCGATCGTCGAGTTCATCGCCGAGAACGGCCACGTCATCGACGCCCCGGGCCTCAAGCCGGAGCACTACGAGGTCTTCGACTGCGCCATGGGTGCGCGGGCGATCCGCCCGATGGGCCACGTGCGGATGATGGCCGCGGTGCAGCCGTTCCTCTCCGGCGCGATCTCCAAGACCGTCAACCTGCCGGAGTCGGCCACGGTGGAGGACATCGCCGAGGTCTACCTGCAGGGCTGGAAGCTCGGCCTCAAGGCGCTCGCGGTCTACCGCGACAACTGCAAGGTCGGCCAGCCGCTGTCCGACGGCAAGGCGGACAAGGAGAAGAAGGCCGACGAGGTAGAGGCTCCGGTCGAGAAGGTCGTGGAGTACCGCCCCGTCCGCAAGCGGCTCCCGAAGCGCCGGGCCAGCCAGACCACGAGCTTCGCAGTGGGCGGCGCGGAGGGCTACCTCACCGCCGGCACCTACGAGAGCGGTGACCTGGGCGAGCTGTTCCTCAAGTTCGGCAAGCAGGGCTCGACCCTGGCCGGCGTCATGGACGCCTTCTCGATCGCCGTGTCGATCGGCCTGCAGTACGGCGTGCCGCTGGAGACCTTCGTCGAGAAGTTCACCAACCTGCGCTTCGAGCCGGCCGGTATGACTGACGACCCGGACGTGCGCATGGCGCAGTCGATCATGGATTACGTCTTCCGCCGCCTGGCGCTGGACTACCTGGACTTCGAGACCCGCTCGTTCATGGGCATTCACACCGCCGAGGAGCGGGCCCGCCAGCTGGAGACCGGGTCGTATGCCCCGCTCGAGTCCTCCAGCGACGACGAGGACTACGAGGACGAGTTGGAGAACTACAGCCAGAGCGCGGCCACCACTCCGGCCAAGAAGGCGGAGAAGAAGGAGGAGATCGCCGACCAGTCCGGTGCCGGCGCCGCTGACGCCCGCAAGGCTGACGCGGAGATCCACTCCTCTGCCGAGCTGCTCGAGCAGTTCCAGGGCAAGGTCGCCGACGCGCCGATCTGCATGACCTGCGGGACGAAGATGCGTCCGGCTGGCTCCTGCTACGTCTGCGAGGGTTGCGGCAGCACCAGCGGCTGCAGCTGA
- the nrdR gene encoding transcriptional regulator NrdR translates to MHCPFCRHTDSKVVDSRVQEDGTVIRRRRQCPECGRRFGTVESATLSVIKRSGATEPFSRDKVITGARKACQGRPVTDAQLQLLAQQVEESIRSLGQAEVDAHEVGLAILEPLKALDEVAYLRFASVYQAFDNLDDFESAIVLLRTERDATSETTEPTPTT, encoded by the coding sequence ATGCACTGCCCGTTCTGCCGTCACACCGACTCCAAGGTCGTCGACAGCCGCGTCCAGGAGGATGGGACGGTCATCCGCCGCCGCCGCCAGTGCCCCGAGTGCGGGCGCCGCTTCGGCACGGTGGAGTCCGCCACGCTCTCGGTCATCAAGCGCAGCGGCGCGACCGAGCCGTTCAGCCGGGACAAGGTGATCACCGGCGCCCGCAAGGCCTGCCAGGGTCGCCCCGTCACGGACGCACAGCTCCAGCTGCTCGCGCAGCAGGTCGAGGAGTCGATCCGCTCGCTCGGGCAGGCCGAGGTCGACGCGCACGAGGTCGGCCTGGCCATCCTCGAGCCGCTCAAGGCGCTGGACGAGGTGGCCTACCTCCGCTTCGCGTCGGTCTACCAGGCCTTCGACAACCTCGACGACTTCGAGTCGGCGATCGTGCTGCTGCGCACCGAGCGCGACGCCACCTCCGAGACCACCGAACCCACCCCCACCACCTGA
- a CDS encoding DUF6318 family protein, translating to MSRTTVVAAVAGLVLLAGCDSSTEPSAPPTSQDALTTPTEEPSEDTAATSEPAETSEEATTEEPDADGAPEMPDEATEQTEAGAEAFAEHYISTLNWAYMTGETEAAQELSDPECQSCAGLIAEAEEYQTEGDYVETEQTAATLSSDGARVEVTINQLTGPGAGEADIVVRLTPSQDAWIVDEITIVE from the coding sequence GTGAGCCGCACCACCGTCGTCGCCGCCGTGGCCGGGCTCGTGCTGCTGGCCGGCTGCGACAGCTCGACCGAGCCCTCCGCTCCCCCGACCTCGCAGGACGCGCTCACCACGCCGACCGAGGAGCCGTCGGAGGACACCGCGGCCACCTCGGAGCCGGCCGAGACGTCCGAGGAGGCGACCACCGAGGAGCCGGACGCCGACGGGGCACCCGAGATGCCGGACGAGGCGACCGAGCAGACGGAGGCGGGGGCAGAGGCATTCGCGGAGCACTACATATCTACGCTCAATTGGGCGTACATGACGGGCGAAACTGAGGCCGCACAGGAGTTGAGCGACCCAGAATGCCAGTCTTGTGCCGGACTCATTGCGGAGGCCGAGGAGTACCAGACCGAAGGCGATTACGTCGAAACCGAGCAAACGGCAGCAACGCTATCGAGTGATGGGGCTCGGGTCGAGGTCACTATCAACCAGTTGACTGGGCCGGGCGCGGGGGAAGCGGACATTGTCGTGCGACTGACGCCCAGCCAGGACGCTTGGATCGTCGACGAGATAACCATTGTGGAGTGA